One Tunturibacter gelidoferens genomic region harbors:
- the rfbG gene encoding CDP-glucose 4,6-dehydratase, whose protein sequence is MEDLVKNAWHGRKVFVTGHTGFKGGWLALWLARMGARVRGYSLDPPTRPCFFEAARIGSDVEDLRGDLRDATSLDRAMREFGPEAVFHLGAQPLVRHSYADPVGTYATNVIGTANVLESIRTLRSVRAAVIVTTDKCYLNREWHWSYRETDPLGGHDPYSSSKACVEILTASYRNSFFRPEMLATHGVGLATARAGNVIGGGDWSEDRLVPDLVRGFMAKESVLIRYPQAIRPWQHVLEPIAGYLALGERLFAGEARFADSWNFGPWDRDTWSVGRVATEMVRHWGDGAHWHSDDSRSSHEAQFLKLDSSKARAELHWLPRLDLTTTLEWLVDWYQSWRNGLDMRTFSHNQVSSYEALLQSSETQSDCIKKSTSPLETRM, encoded by the coding sequence ATGGAAGACCTGGTAAAGAACGCGTGGCACGGACGTAAGGTTTTTGTCACCGGCCATACTGGCTTCAAGGGCGGCTGGCTAGCTCTATGGCTAGCTAGAATGGGGGCACGCGTCCGGGGGTATTCCCTCGACCCGCCAACGAGGCCTTGTTTTTTTGAGGCCGCTCGCATTGGCAGCGACGTCGAGGATCTTCGCGGCGACTTGCGTGACGCCACATCGCTTGATCGTGCAATGCGAGAGTTTGGACCAGAAGCTGTTTTTCACCTTGGTGCACAGCCTCTGGTTCGGCATTCCTACGCCGATCCTGTAGGAACATACGCAACGAATGTTATTGGAACTGCCAACGTTCTCGAGTCTATTCGCACGCTCCGGTCCGTGCGTGCTGCTGTGATCGTCACGACGGACAAGTGCTATCTCAATCGTGAATGGCATTGGAGTTATCGAGAGACAGATCCGTTGGGCGGACACGACCCATATAGCAGCAGCAAAGCGTGTGTCGAAATTTTGACTGCCTCGTATCGAAACTCTTTTTTCCGTCCAGAGATGTTAGCGACTCACGGGGTCGGACTAGCTACGGCCCGTGCTGGAAATGTCATCGGCGGAGGAGACTGGTCCGAAGATAGGCTCGTACCTGATCTCGTGAGAGGCTTTATGGCCAAGGAGTCAGTCTTGATCCGATACCCACAGGCCATCCGACCATGGCAGCATGTGCTCGAACCGATAGCTGGCTATCTTGCTTTAGGTGAGCGTCTTTTTGCAGGCGAAGCGAGATTCGCCGATAGCTGGAATTTCGGCCCTTGGGACCGGGACACATGGTCTGTCGGTCGTGTGGCCACCGAGATGGTTCGGCACTGGGGGGACGGTGCCCACTGGCATTCCGACGACTCCCGATCGTCTCATGAGGCGCAATTTCTAAAGCTCGACTCCAGTAAGGCGCGTGCTGAGCTTCATTGGTTGCCGCGACTAGACTTAACGACGACTCTCGAGTGGCTTGTGGATTGGTATCAAAGCTGGCGTAACGGCTTGGATATGCGCACATTCAGTCACAATCAGGTTAGCTCCTACGAGGCGCTCCTTCAAAGTTCTGAGACACAGAGCGATTGTATTAAGAAAAGCACTTCTCCTTTGGAGACGAGGATGTGA
- the rfbH gene encoding lipopolysaccharide biosynthesis protein RfbH: MSQRSEELREDILELVVAYHAEVFPERSFDPGTSSVPVSGKVIDGQDLKTLVDSALDCWFTTGRFANEFEKKLARFVGVRGCSLVNSGSSANLIALTALTSPKLGDRQLKPGDEVITVAAGFPTTVNPIIQNRLVPVFIDVTLPTLEVDVAQLESALSPKTRAIMIAHTLGNPFDLGAVMTFARKYNLWVIEDCCDALGATYRGQKVGTFGDLATLSFYPAHHITMGEGGAVLTNAPLLQTLVESFRDWGRDCWCEPGVDNTCGKRFDWQLGALPCGYDHKYTYSHIGYNLKATDMQAALGLSQLDKIEHFVQRRRDNFAYLREALAPLEEVFMLPIATEGSNPSWFGFPLGVREEAPFTRDQLVKALETQKIGTRLMFAGNLLRQPAYQGIELRQIGDLPNTDFVMRNVFWIGVFPGLTNVMLDHIVQTIVQFAAQARTLPVLS, translated from the coding sequence ATGAGCCAACGCTCCGAAGAACTTCGCGAAGACATCCTCGAACTCGTCGTCGCCTATCACGCAGAAGTTTTCCCGGAAAGGTCTTTCGATCCCGGGACATCATCGGTACCTGTTTCTGGGAAAGTTATTGATGGGCAGGATCTCAAAACACTGGTAGACTCAGCCCTCGACTGCTGGTTCACGACTGGACGATTTGCCAATGAGTTCGAAAAAAAACTTGCTCGCTTCGTGGGTGTACGGGGATGCTCCCTAGTCAACTCTGGCTCTTCGGCAAATCTTATCGCTCTGACTGCTCTGACTTCACCGAAACTCGGAGACCGGCAATTGAAGCCTGGCGACGAGGTAATTACGGTGGCAGCTGGCTTTCCGACCACGGTCAATCCAATCATTCAAAATCGCCTGGTTCCCGTGTTCATCGACGTCACGCTTCCAACGCTTGAGGTGGATGTGGCACAGCTCGAGAGCGCCTTGAGCCCAAAAACCCGCGCCATAATGATCGCTCACACTTTAGGAAATCCATTCGATCTTGGCGCGGTCATGACATTTGCGCGCAAGTACAACTTATGGGTCATCGAAGACTGTTGCGATGCGCTTGGAGCAACTTATCGGGGACAGAAGGTTGGTACCTTCGGCGATTTAGCGACGCTTAGCTTTTACCCAGCTCATCACATTACCATGGGGGAAGGCGGGGCAGTACTCACTAATGCTCCCCTGCTTCAAACACTGGTCGAATCGTTCCGCGATTGGGGCCGTGATTGTTGGTGTGAGCCTGGCGTCGACAATACCTGCGGCAAACGCTTCGATTGGCAGTTGGGCGCCCTACCTTGCGGGTACGATCACAAATACACCTATTCTCATATCGGATATAACCTCAAGGCAACAGATATGCAGGCTGCTCTTGGGTTGTCGCAGCTCGATAAGATCGAGCACTTTGTTCAGCGTCGTCGCGACAATTTTGCATACTTGAGAGAGGCCTTGGCACCCCTAGAGGAAGTTTTCATGCTTCCGATCGCCACCGAGGGCTCAAACCCGAGTTGGTTCGGATTCCCGTTGGGAGTTCGCGAAGAAGCGCCCTTTACGCGAGATCAGTTAGTGAAGGCGCTAGAAACTCAGAAGATTGGAACACGACTGATGTTTGCAGGAAATCTCCTTCGTCAACCCGCCTATCAAGGAATAGAGTTGCGGCAGATCGGTGATTTGCCTAACACAGACTTCGTGATGAGGAACGTCTTTTGGATCGGGGTGTTCCCGGGACTCACTAATGTGATGCTTGATCACATTGTCCAAACAATCGTTCAGTTTGCGGCTCAGGCTAGGACACTGCCGGTGCTTTCGTGA
- a CDS encoding glycosyltransferase family 2 protein: MDKREGVKLLKLISIVSPCYNEQDNVEQLYLRTRDTLAEFPLLRYEHIFIDNASTDNTVPILRRLAAQDQNVKVIVNARNFGHLRSPQHAILEAHGDAVAMLLSDLQDPPELIGDMIREWERGTLVVVAIKNTSDESGLMYGIRTLYYRAVAALTNVRVFEHFTGFGLYDRTVIDIIRSRFRDPYPYFRGMIAEIGLPYKAIYYNQKRRERGITKNNFYTLYDLAMLGITNLSKVPLRLVTFTGFMLAVLSALIGTGYLFAKILFWNRFDIGVAPVVVGLFFFGSVQLVALGVIGEYIGSIHSMVQNRPLVIERERINFTDEPQV; this comes from the coding sequence ATGGACAAACGTGAAGGAGTGAAACTCTTGAAGCTGATAAGCATTGTCAGCCCCTGCTATAACGAACAGGACAACGTGGAGCAACTTTATTTGCGAACTCGCGACACGCTTGCTGAGTTCCCGCTGCTTCGCTACGAACACATTTTCATCGACAACGCCTCCACAGACAACACGGTGCCGATTCTGCGCAGACTTGCTGCGCAGGACCAAAATGTAAAAGTCATTGTGAACGCACGGAACTTCGGCCACCTTCGCTCTCCGCAGCATGCGATCCTTGAAGCGCACGGTGATGCTGTTGCGATGCTGCTCTCTGACCTCCAAGATCCTCCAGAGCTGATCGGCGATATGATACGCGAATGGGAGCGAGGAACATTGGTTGTTGTAGCCATTAAAAACACTAGCGACGAGAGCGGGTTGATGTATGGGATCCGCACACTGTACTACCGCGCAGTGGCCGCTTTAACGAACGTTCGCGTTTTTGAGCACTTCACTGGCTTTGGTTTGTATGATCGAACAGTAATCGATATCATTCGATCGAGATTTCGAGACCCGTATCCCTATTTCCGGGGAATGATCGCCGAGATCGGTCTACCTTATAAAGCCATCTACTACAACCAAAAGCGACGCGAGCGTGGCATTACTAAAAACAACTTCTACACTCTATACGATCTCGCTATGCTTGGCATTACAAACTTGTCCAAAGTTCCGCTTCGCCTTGTTACTTTTACAGGCTTTATGCTTGCTGTCTTGAGCGCTCTCATTGGAACCGGATACTTGTTCGCGAAGATTCTATTCTGGAACCGGTTTGACATTGGTGTTGCTCCGGTCGTCGTAGGCCTTTTCTTCTTCGGTTCTGTTCAACTGGTCGCTCTCGGAGTAATCGGTGAGTACATTGGCTCAATTCACAGCATGGTGCAAAATCGTCCTCTAGTGATTGAAAGAGAGCGGATTAACTTTACGGACGAGCCTCAAGTATGA
- the rfbF gene encoding glucose-1-phosphate cytidylyltransferase encodes MKAVILAGGLGTRISEETSVRPKPMVEIGGRPILWHILKMYSHHGIFDFVICLGYKGYLIKEYFANYFLHTADVTFHMENNRMEVHGKTTEPWNVTLVETGEETGTGGRLLRIFPHVAQEDAFCMTYGDGVSDVDITEAIKFHRSHGKLATLTAVQPLARFGLLGIEGTEVHTFQEKPTAGQGWLNGGFFVLSPKALESIPPDSSTMWEREPLERLARERNLHAYQHSGFWQPMDTLRDRQQLEHLWSSGKAPWKTW; translated from the coding sequence ATGAAGGCTGTAATACTCGCAGGTGGTCTCGGAACACGCATTAGCGAAGAGACCTCGGTTCGCCCGAAGCCGATGGTTGAAATTGGCGGGCGTCCCATTCTCTGGCACATTCTGAAGATGTACTCTCATCACGGAATCTTCGACTTCGTTATCTGCCTGGGCTATAAAGGTTACTTGATCAAGGAATATTTCGCAAACTATTTCTTGCATACTGCTGATGTCACCTTTCATATGGAAAATAATCGAATGGAGGTGCATGGAAAAACAACCGAGCCGTGGAATGTGACTCTTGTAGAGACAGGCGAAGAGACTGGGACCGGGGGCAGATTGCTGCGAATTTTTCCTCACGTAGCGCAAGAGGATGCATTTTGCATGACATATGGAGACGGAGTGTCAGATGTGGACATCACAGAAGCCATCAAATTCCATCGTTCTCACGGTAAACTCGCCACATTAACCGCTGTTCAACCTTTGGCGCGATTCGGCTTGCTGGGTATTGAAGGAACTGAAGTACATACCTTCCAAGAGAAGCCAACGGCAGGTCAAGGTTGGCTAAATGGCGGGTTCTTCGTTCTCTCGCCGAAGGCTCTCGAATCGATTCCCCCGGACTCTTCCACTATGTGGGAACGTGAACCGCTAGAACGGCTAGCACGTGAGAGGAATCTTCATGCCTATCAGCACTCGGGCTTCTGGCAGCCGATGGACACTTTACGAGACAGGCAGCAGCTTGAACATCTCTGGAGTTCCGGAAAGGCGCCATGGAAGACCTGGTAA
- a CDS encoding class I SAM-dependent methyltransferase, whose product MKVIRKIRWSIEHRGIIGTLTSATKSIGRKFRRLGVRATHHFDTQNGVVTDGLIPGHDLAVGHENDKFIAGYAAIPPSRFLGAMEKWKASRPKHAIERYTFIDFGCGKGRATLLASQLGFRNVVGIELNPKLANLATSNAAIWTAAGNTRCAIRIVCGDALELEWPDGPVLVYLYNPFGKQVMRRLVEKMKTKFSSNPGDLEVVYQKPEQAHSFDQGFELVWCEAIPMSEEDTNAELASDPKDETRAYRLSGW is encoded by the coding sequence TTGAAAGTAATTCGCAAGATTCGATGGTCTATAGAACATCGCGGAATCATTGGAACTTTGACCTCGGCGACCAAGAGTATTGGTCGCAAGTTTAGGCGGCTGGGTGTGCGCGCAACTCACCACTTTGATACACAGAATGGGGTGGTGACGGATGGCTTAATTCCCGGACACGATCTCGCAGTTGGACATGAAAATGACAAATTCATTGCCGGATATGCCGCGATACCGCCATCGCGCTTTCTTGGAGCGATGGAGAAATGGAAGGCTAGCCGGCCAAAGCATGCGATCGAGAGGTATACGTTCATAGACTTTGGGTGTGGAAAGGGCCGGGCAACTCTTCTCGCCTCCCAGCTTGGTTTTCGTAATGTAGTTGGAATTGAACTGAACCCTAAATTGGCTAACTTAGCGACGTCGAATGCAGCAATCTGGACGGCGGCCGGGAACACGCGATGTGCGATTCGCATCGTCTGCGGCGACGCTCTGGAATTGGAGTGGCCTGACGGACCGGTATTGGTTTATCTCTACAATCCTTTCGGCAAGCAAGTCATGCGTCGCTTGGTCGAGAAAATGAAGACGAAATTTAGCAGCAACCCGGGAGATCTTGAGGTGGTTTATCAAAAGCCAGAACAGGCGCATTCATTTGACCAAGGATTTGAGTTGGTTTGGTGCGAAGCAATCCCCATGTCTGAAGAGGACACGAATGCGGAATTAGCATCAGACCCGAAAGATGAAACCAGAGCATATAGACTGTCTGGTTGGTAG
- a CDS encoding NAD-dependent epimerase/dehydratase family protein produces the protein MRDQQIFLTGGTGFFGCWLIESFIAANQSFSLNSKITVLTRNPDIFRERSPHLAVNPAVSLLKGDVSSFRFPEGSFPFVVHAAADTGGSRTGKAKDTAITTLRTILDGTRNTLDFAASHGTRKFMMISSGAVYGDQPSFTTEDFYGSLDPCLPENAYGEAKRAAEALCSAYTSSHGFACKIARCFAFVGPHLPLDGRYAIGNFIQSALTSQPIHIHGDGTPVRSYLYAADLTVWLWTVLFNAPSLFPINIGSDKAISIGQLAEEVRATLDCNLDILISRRASAGVPIKHYVPSVQRAYDQLKLKQTVELHEAIRRTAEWYGWTNVKE, from the coding sequence GTGCGAGATCAACAGATCTTTCTGACCGGAGGAACGGGATTTTTTGGCTGCTGGCTGATCGAAAGCTTTATCGCCGCCAATCAGAGTTTTTCGTTGAACTCAAAGATTACGGTCCTCACCCGTAACCCGGACATATTTCGAGAACGCTCCCCCCACCTAGCCGTCAACCCTGCAGTCTCTTTGCTCAAAGGAGATGTAAGTTCGTTCCGGTTTCCGGAAGGCAGCTTCCCCTTCGTCGTTCATGCGGCAGCCGACACTGGCGGCAGCAGAACCGGAAAAGCAAAAGACACAGCGATCACAACTCTTCGCACCATCCTCGACGGGACCCGAAACACTCTGGACTTTGCAGCTTCGCACGGGACGCGCAAATTTATGATGATAAGCTCGGGCGCCGTCTACGGCGATCAGCCTTCTTTCACTACCGAAGACTTCTATGGATCACTCGACCCGTGTTTGCCGGAGAACGCCTATGGAGAGGCAAAGCGTGCAGCAGAAGCGCTCTGCTCAGCCTATACCTCATCCCACGGATTTGCCTGCAAGATTGCCCGATGCTTCGCTTTTGTAGGACCTCATCTTCCTCTCGATGGGCGATACGCGATCGGTAATTTCATTCAAAGTGCACTCACTTCGCAACCAATCCACATACACGGGGATGGAACTCCAGTTCGTTCGTATCTGTATGCAGCCGACCTTACTGTCTGGCTATGGACCGTATTGTTTAACGCGCCTTCGCTCTTTCCGATCAACATTGGGTCCGACAAGGCAATCAGTATAGGTCAGCTCGCAGAGGAGGTGCGAGCCACCCTCGACTGTAACCTCGACATTCTCATATCACGCCGCGCCTCGGCAGGTGTTCCGATAAAGCACTATGTTCCCTCGGTTCAAAGGGCATACGATCAGCTCAAACTGAAGCAAACTGTAGAATTGCACGAAGCGATCCGTCGGACGGCGGAATGGTACGGATGGACAAACGTGAAGGAGTGA
- a CDS encoding class I SAM-dependent methyltransferase, protein MQTFDQSSSAFELRVRDPAMRAYLQRHPFLVGPDREMNEKGRQAVRDGLVLRNRDKISTQLRRLTRAETRLTSEQMDRLNRIMDESEVPKAARRALIDDYAWEAKLVPSDSKSVLVIGCADGTELMFLRAVLPDAKITALDYEDSIPDPRKRAINVRFFHGDMNTILTSFGQEFDLISSNHTLEHLYTPNETLKTLSELLISDGALISTLPMDGHENTPFLDKVKAAASGKAVYPLDVVYLDAGHPWKTNPADLVATMQETGFERPLLFQRRDHLSRTLPFGERRFKVALAFAKAMHAILFASPRSVIRVLFPNSPPKLLSSLLMGAERRLWFGPNKLKNNFTQEVLVLARKSSSSPYASGD, encoded by the coding sequence ATGCAGACATTTGATCAAAGTAGTTCTGCTTTTGAACTCCGTGTGAGAGACCCCGCGATGCGTGCGTACCTGCAGCGTCATCCATTTTTGGTGGGGCCAGACCGAGAAATGAACGAGAAAGGACGTCAAGCTGTCCGGGATGGACTTGTATTACGAAACCGGGACAAGATAAGTACTCAATTGCGCCGCTTGACACGGGCAGAAACACGACTGACATCGGAACAGATGGATCGTTTGAATCGGATTATGGACGAGTCCGAGGTGCCCAAAGCGGCTAGGCGAGCTCTTATCGACGACTACGCATGGGAAGCAAAACTTGTTCCTAGCGATTCCAAGTCCGTGCTGGTGATTGGATGTGCGGATGGTACCGAACTAATGTTTTTGCGGGCTGTCCTGCCGGACGCGAAGATCACCGCATTGGATTATGAGGACTCGATCCCAGATCCGCGAAAACGCGCTATAAATGTCCGGTTTTTTCACGGTGATATGAATACGATTCTGACGAGTTTTGGCCAGGAGTTTGATCTCATTTCATCAAATCATACGTTGGAACATCTATACACGCCCAATGAAACATTGAAAACACTTTCAGAGCTGTTGATCAGCGATGGCGCCCTGATATCAACACTGCCGATGGATGGACACGAGAATACCCCATTCTTGGACAAGGTAAAGGCAGCGGCCTCAGGAAAGGCGGTCTATCCATTGGATGTGGTCTATCTCGATGCTGGTCATCCGTGGAAGACAAATCCCGCAGATCTGGTAGCGACAATGCAGGAGACCGGCTTTGAAAGGCCTCTGCTCTTTCAGAGACGTGACCATCTTTCCCGCACCCTGCCGTTCGGCGAGAGAAGATTCAAAGTTGCTCTCGCATTTGCAAAAGCGATGCACGCGATTCTTTTCGCTTCGCCGCGTTCTGTGATCAGAGTTTTATTTCCAAATAGTCCGCCGAAACTTCTAAGCTCACTCTTAATGGGAGCAGAACGTCGTCTATGGTTTGGCCCGAACAAGCTAAAGAATAACTTCACACAAGAGGTGCTCGTTCTTGCACGCAAAAGCTCCTCTAGCCCGTACGCTAGTGGCGATTGA
- a CDS encoding thiamine pyrophosphate-binding protein — protein MIKATDYIARYMYLRGVRTVFELPGGMITHLLNSLYEFKKIRVLSMHHEQAAAFAADAAGRLTGVPGVAMATSGPGAINLLTGIGSCHFDSSPAVFITGQVNRHELRGDRAIRQLGFQESDIVAMSKPITKASWQVNTPDELPKLLERAFDLAVTGRPGPVLLDIPMDIQNSMLNVAEPDAIAHAATSTPMASRCVWRQLREELVRSKRPLILVGAGVRAGNALEQLHTFVRRLGIPVVNSLLAVDVMPYNDPLRVGMIGSYANRWANHALANSDLLLVLGSRLDIRQTGNDTKFFKGDRVIVHVDCEPGEINNRIPDCIAVNSDLRPFLEAALEELGNLAGPNWSTWREEIEGLHRKYDDRLELAELPGINPNVFMHQLSSVSASAGAYLVDVGQHQMWAAQSIEVRGDQRWITSGGMGSMGFALPAAIGAAASLAPRPVVVIAGDGGFQCNLQELQTIIRNRLPVKIVVINNHCHGMVRQFQQSYFKEQYQSTLWGYSAPDFPRVAEAFGIRGLSISNQDQVDGGLRSLWEDPAEPALIDVSIDTFTNVYPKIAFGRPMNEMEPEAKPIAMEST, from the coding sequence GTGATCAAAGCCACCGACTACATTGCACGATACATGTACCTCCGAGGCGTTAGAACTGTCTTTGAGCTCCCTGGCGGGATGATCACCCACCTTTTGAACTCGCTCTATGAGTTCAAAAAAATTCGTGTCCTAAGCATGCATCACGAGCAGGCAGCCGCCTTTGCGGCTGACGCCGCTGGACGGTTAACAGGAGTTCCGGGTGTCGCAATGGCTACCAGTGGACCGGGTGCGATTAATCTGCTTACAGGGATTGGCAGCTGTCACTTCGATTCCTCTCCAGCAGTTTTCATCACTGGCCAAGTGAACCGTCATGAACTTCGTGGAGATCGCGCGATTCGCCAACTTGGCTTTCAAGAGAGCGATATTGTCGCAATGTCCAAGCCAATAACGAAGGCTTCTTGGCAGGTAAATACACCGGACGAACTGCCTAAGTTGTTGGAACGCGCCTTTGATCTCGCGGTAACAGGTAGACCTGGACCTGTCCTGCTTGATATCCCCATGGATATTCAGAATTCTATGCTAAACGTTGCGGAGCCAGATGCAATCGCACATGCCGCGACTTCCACTCCTATGGCGTCCCGTTGCGTCTGGCGACAGCTCCGAGAGGAATTGGTGAGATCAAAGCGTCCATTGATTTTAGTGGGCGCCGGCGTCCGGGCTGGAAACGCTTTGGAACAATTACACACCTTCGTTAGAAGGCTGGGTATTCCGGTCGTTAATAGTCTTCTTGCTGTTGACGTCATGCCATACAATGACCCGTTGCGTGTTGGCATGATTGGGAGCTACGCCAATCGCTGGGCGAACCACGCTCTTGCAAATAGTGATCTTCTACTGGTTCTTGGTAGCCGGCTCGATATACGCCAAACTGGCAACGACACGAAGTTTTTCAAAGGAGATCGTGTAATTGTGCATGTTGACTGCGAACCCGGCGAGATAAACAACCGGATACCAGACTGTATCGCTGTCAACAGCGATCTCAGGCCCTTTTTGGAAGCAGCATTGGAAGAGCTAGGAAATCTAGCGGGACCAAACTGGTCAACATGGCGAGAGGAGATCGAAGGCCTTCACAGGAAATATGACGACCGCTTGGAACTTGCTGAACTCCCAGGCATCAATCCAAATGTCTTTATGCATCAGCTTTCTTCCGTTTCAGCTTCTGCCGGCGCATATCTAGTTGACGTGGGACAACATCAGATGTGGGCCGCACAGTCGATTGAAGTGAGAGGAGACCAGCGGTGGATTACATCCGGCGGGATGGGTTCGATGGGTTTTGCTTTGCCAGCTGCCATCGGCGCAGCCGCTTCGCTGGCGCCTCGTCCGGTCGTCGTAATTGCCGGGGATGGAGGATTTCAGTGCAATCTGCAGGAACTGCAAACCATAATTCGTAATCGACTCCCGGTTAAGATCGTGGTGATCAACAACCATTGCCACGGAATGGTGCGGCAGTTTCAGCAAAGCTACTTTAAGGAGCAATATCAATCCACGCTGTGGGGCTATAGCGCCCCTGATTTTCCCCGGGTTGCCGAAGCGTTCGGAATTAGAGGCCTAAGCATTTCGAATCAAGACCAAGTAGATGGTGGACTGCGTTCGCTGTGGGAAGACCCCGCGGAACCAGCTCTCATCGATGTCTCTATCGATACATTTACCAACGTCTATCCAAAGATTGCTTTTGGTCGGCCAATGAACGAGATGGAGCCAGAAGCAAAACCAATTGCGATGGAGAGTACCTAG
- a CDS encoding ArnT family glycosyltransferase translates to MGDTQVFHYGVFLMKAGMSPYRQIIDFNMPGSYWFDFLGTTLFGSSDLGWRLYDYTLLSLLAFATISITSTCDWFAGLYAAVLFALIHASEGPLATAERDEVMTVLVVVGYALVFLGVRYRRPVHFFTSGICLALAATIKPTAAAFEVLLTVTALFQLRKEGVRTFPFLRAIVVATLIILAATLMFLLWRSSFNAFLMRALPLGAFYSASIRPSFPYLLHYSTPRGLIPLLPLAGLLFFLNRSWRDWRFRVIVGGAILGLASYFAQTKGFAYHRYPFVAFALLWCGMEFTAALRRGRLIGAIGGAGLLIGAVLIAPFYLYRTFNFVQTDLISMGLVNDLERYPSDKLNGRVQCLDGVAGCYSALYRLRLKQSTGLMGDQLLFSSHPNPAVDTYRDEFMNEIKSDPPLIFVETSYRFGDPQTFDKIDAWPAFAEFLRTNYALVGEGPGDLRTQGADPLGYRIYLQAGSQLTATTQ, encoded by the coding sequence ATGGGCGACACGCAAGTTTTTCACTACGGCGTCTTCTTAATGAAGGCGGGGATGTCTCCCTATCGTCAGATTATCGACTTCAACATGCCCGGTTCCTACTGGTTTGATTTTCTCGGAACGACGCTTTTTGGCTCGTCCGATCTAGGATGGAGGCTTTACGACTATACGTTACTGAGTCTACTCGCGTTTGCGACAATATCGATCACTTCCACCTGCGATTGGTTCGCCGGACTATACGCTGCTGTGCTCTTCGCACTCATTCACGCTTCGGAAGGACCTCTGGCAACGGCTGAAAGAGATGAAGTGATGACCGTTCTAGTGGTTGTAGGTTACGCTCTCGTTTTTCTTGGTGTTCGTTATCGGCGTCCTGTTCATTTTTTTACGTCCGGAATTTGTCTAGCTCTAGCTGCCACCATCAAACCGACGGCCGCCGCATTCGAAGTCCTTCTAACAGTTACTGCTCTTTTCCAACTCCGCAAAGAGGGTGTTCGTACCTTTCCGTTTTTGCGTGCAATTGTCGTAGCTACCCTGATAATCCTAGCAGCGACGCTGATGTTTCTTTTATGGCGCTCTTCTTTCAATGCGTTTCTTATGCGGGCTCTACCTCTAGGTGCTTTTTACTCGGCCAGCATCCGACCATCGTTCCCCTATTTGTTGCATTACAGTACACCGCGCGGACTAATCCCACTTCTTCCACTAGCAGGTTTACTTTTTTTCCTCAATAGATCTTGGCGCGATTGGCGTTTTCGAGTGATTGTCGGTGGTGCGATATTGGGTCTGGCGTCGTACTTCGCCCAAACGAAAGGTTTTGCATACCATCGCTATCCCTTCGTCGCTTTTGCACTCCTGTGGTGCGGTATGGAGTTTACGGCAGCGCTTCGGAGAGGAAGACTTATAGGCGCGATTGGGGGCGCAGGCCTTCTGATCGGTGCAGTTTTAATCGCACCGTTTTACCTCTACAGAACTTTTAATTTTGTTCAAACCGATCTAATTTCAATGGGACTCGTCAACGACCTAGAGCGATATCCGTCAGATAAATTAAATGGAAGGGTTCAGTGCCTCGACGGCGTCGCCGGATGTTATAGCGCGCTCTACCGGCTTCGTTTGAAGCAGAGTACCGGTCTGATGGGCGATCAACTGCTTTTTTCGTCCCATCCAAACCCTGCGGTCGACACATACCGCGATGAATTTATGAATGAAATTAAATCCGATCCTCCTCTAATTTTTGTTGAAACTAGTTATAGATTCGGGGATCCTCAAACTTTCGATAAAATAGATGCGTGGCCCGCATTCGCGGAGTTCTTGCGGACTAATTATGCGCTTGTCGGTGAGGGTCCCGGCGACTTGCGAACCCAGGGGGCTGACCCGCTCGGCTACCGCATATATTTGCAGGCTGGTAGCCAGCTTACGGCCACAACTCAATAG